In Micropterus dolomieu isolate WLL.071019.BEF.003 ecotype Adirondacks linkage group LG09, ASM2129224v1, whole genome shotgun sequence, the DNA window CTGAAATTTAAACAGTTCAACGTCCTCAATTTGTGCAACAAAGCTTTCTGTCGGCGATATGACATTTATAACTCTTCTCTCCGTTAGTCCAGCAGTGTATCTTCCGGTGGCTGCTTCCTATGCTATATGCCCTGGCTTACGCTCCGGCTTTGGATATCTGCCAGTCTGACCTTAGAGGAGAAACAACTTGATTTGATTGTACAGATGACTGCAACTTCATGTCCCATCTCGTCCCAGAGCCCCAGAGCATTGCTGCGCCCGTAGAATCATCCATGCATTAAGGGGAAATTAGCTTGACAGGAGTTGGTTTCCTGTTGTCCCCGACCCGCTGCTCTCTGACTGTGTGATAATCTCACGAAGAGCATTGATAATGGGAATGTTCACACTGGCGGATTCATTATACATGCCATATGGTTCATGCTGCATGAGATGTGCACCATTTGAGACTTAATTGCCTTAATCACATGGCAATATCTATAAAAAGGCAGTTCTAGAGGGAACAAACGTTCAGTAAATTTGTGTAATCTGTAGCGATGTGTTTGACACTTCCCTTTTCTATGGAGTTGTACAGTTTTAAACATCATACAAATGGATGCTGGAGATTCAATCACCAAAGCCCCAAAAAGGCTAAAGCTAGGCAGATTGGGAGAATCTGCAGTGATACAGAGACTCTGTGGGCTTACCTTGAAGGAGAGGATGCAGCCAATGAAGATGAGGACTGCAAATACTAGGCACATGTTGTTGGTGGACATGATGTCCTCTTTGTAAGGGAATGTCCCCGGCtggaagggagggagagaggtagagagattGAAACAAAAATCAATAGATAGAAATGtaacacagaaagaaaagtgtCTTTTTTCCACAGCAGCATTTGACAAAACTTGACCTTTTCTAAAACAACCAAGGTGTCTAAAATGGATACTCAATCTACCTAACTAAGACCTGTGTTCACAGCTTCTTTAGTTGTGAATCTGTCTTGTTATCACAAAATTTGTTTAAAAGCAGCAAACTATTCCTTGATTTCAAGCTTTTTGTATTGCACCATTTGACAttatttaaagaacaaaaatggTTCTCACCAGCTGCTGAAGGTAGTCCTGCACCGTGTTGGGATAGACCACCACACTAATGGCTACCAGTGTGTTAAGGGCAAAGTCAAAGATTTGGTAGCAGAAAAATGGAATGATCCAAGCGGCATGTTGCTATGTGGGAGAGATGGAGAACAGATGAAGAAACTCAGGAAGAACAAAAGTTCGGCTGTCTTATTTGAATCtcatttgtattgtttgtttatttacctTGTAAGCACCATATGTTGCCATGCCACATATTAGAATCATGAGTAGGGATATTGCAGTGGCTATGCAGATATCTGCAGAAAGAAAGCACAAACGCACAGAACAATGTGAGAACAGATAATCTAGATTACCAGTGAAGCAGCAAACATTCCCTGAATCCACTGACGTAATCCAAAAGTCTTTATAGGGACATggattttacaaaacaaaagcaccTTAAGTAACCTCACTATTTTTAGCACCCAGTCTACCTTGGACAAAACACAGCACGTGGGTAATTGTTACACAAGAGGTGCTAAATTTGACTGAAAAGTAACACccctcacacattcacatcacAGCTGTGAAAACAGACGGATGAGACACTTGTCAGTGTAGCGTAGTAACTAACAGAGATCCACTGACACAAAGTTAAGATGGGACATCTGCATATGTGCAGTTTAGTAAAAAGGATCCCAGATTACTAAGCAGTACTGACAGTTATTGAACTTGGTATTCATGAACAGTACTGGCTGTGAAACAGTGGAATCAATGCACTGCTGGTAGTCCGAATTATTGGCATGAAAACATAGCAATTTCCATGACTTTCCACAATATAAACTCCTGAAAAACTGAATGCAACTTCTGTATATCATTATGACTGTTGGTGTGCCCTTCCACTCAGCAGCATTGATCAGTACAGTACTAACACTATGTTAAGACCCAGGAAATGATGATACCCTTCCATCTTAATAACCCTTGCCACACAcataccatatatatatataaacaatacaTGCATATATAAACACATTGCCAACTCATAACACAGATCATCCACACATCTGACTTTCAATTTCATGATTTTGTTGCACATGATCACACTACTGACACGTGCCTCTTAtggaacccatgcagacactgTTTCACAATCTTTGACCGATGCTACACAAGCAACGCCGCTCTCTGAGGGGTGAGCTAGTCAAAGATGGCCGCTCTAATCCGGCAGAGAATTAGAGCAGTCGTTTTTAATCAGAGTAGCCAGCGACAGGGTCTGTGGTGTTCCAGAGGCGACTGTGATGATGATAGCTGCTGGAGGGGGAAGCACTGAAAATACACATGCACTCTGATTTGTTCTCTATGGAGCTGAGCCCACTCAGCCATGTCTATGCTGAGAGCAGCATTCTGGGGAATGAAGCGGTAGGCAGAAAGGAGAGGTGTTTAGTctctatttcttattttttatgtCTAATTTTCTCTgttaaacttgaaaaaaaaaaaagtaatgttcTGTATGGCTGACAACAAGGATAATTAgatcttccatccatccatccatcctcagccacttatcctgcgtacagggtcgcggggggctggagccaatcccagctgacatcgtgtgaaaggcggggtacaccctggacagatcgccagtccattgcagggccacacattgacaaacaaccatgcacacacgcacacctaaggacaatttagggtcaccaatcaacttaggccgcatgtctttggatggtgggaggaagccggagcacccagagagaacccacgcagacacggggagaacatgcaaactccacacagataATTAGatgttaaattattaaattacattttaaaagtagtGCATAATTAACACTGAGAGGGGAGGAAAATTAGATTTCTTTCTCTGAATTTAGACAACTGCTTTGTGTACACACCTCCTATATGAAATCTTACACTCAAATCATATTAAAATGATCGTGAACTACAGTTTCAAATACCTTGGAGTGAACCTGGACAACCAGTACACTCATGACATCAAGAAAAGGAGCCAACAAAGACAGTCAGTCATCCACAAGCTTTAAgacctccctcctcttcttgtACCAGAGAATTATTCACCCCCTCTTATTGCACTGCCCTCTTTATCACCAGCTACATCACACACCTACTCAATCATCATCTTACCCTACTGCCCTCTGTGTGCAGGTACAAACAGCACTGAGGCGCAGAAGGGCCCTCTTGGGGAAAAGTCTAATCCCCGCAGCCATAACCGCCTTAAAAAATAGGCCTCGCTGAACTGGccagtgtgtatatatgtccgtcattgtatgttgttgtCTGATGTGTACAGTGCTGTGAAAAGTCTAAACTTGTACTTTTTTATGTAGAACAGGCATGTATCATTGAAGATATCTAATTCAATATGTACCATGTCAGATATGTAACAATGAGGGGGCTAGTTGCACTCACTTGCATCGTCCATGACATCAATGTCAGTTCCCAGCTCAGTGCTGGTAAGGTGGTATCGGTATTGAACTGGGTCATTGAGAGCCGACAACAAGATGAGTAGGACCACTGCATTGATCAGCTGTGGGGGAGGGGGGAAGAAGATCAATGTTAATATTACATTTCATAGTGGAGTTATCCATTTTTACATTCTTGGATTAACCTTCAGAGTTTGGTGATCAGATGGGTCAGGGTTTTTTCTCAGATTTGGGACAAAAGTTATTCAAATTGAAAAGTGACTATAAGTGAGGTAAAGGATTAGATAACTTATAAGATAAGGTTTTTGAATTTAGTTATTCTTTAAGATATGATGCAGGCCAAATGCTGGGTGTGGATAGATCTACTGGACAAAACCCCTAATGAAGCCTCATGAAAGGTCAATTAGGGCCACAAGCTATTAATTAGTATTaatagtaattattattatttttattattaagtacTCCATTGATTCTTTTTCAAAATAACCATCTATAAAATGGCAGGAAATAGTCAGTCAAATACCAATCAAAAGTTCCTAGACCCCAAGACAacatcttcaaatgtttttgtccaatttacagtccaaaatccaaagatatttcattcactgtaatataaaatGGGGAGAAGCAATAAATCCTCACAGTTAAGATGGTGGAAGTGACTATTACTTGACTATCAGCACGGGTTCACTACAGCATCTGTGCAACCAGCATGATCAGAAAAACTGACCTTATGACTCCTGTATGTTTTCACTTTTGGGGTAACACCTTATGTATAGGTAACCTAATCCGTTGCTTTTTCTGGCCTTGGCTCGATTTGACGACTTGGTTAGTAGTAGGGTCAGTATCTAGATAACGCTTTCTAAAAGTCAGGGATTTACCAGGATTACTGAACTATGTTTAAAACTGTAGGTTACCCCTTGGGTAAAAACAGAAGCAAACTCTATATTTAACCGGTACAAATGTAGGTCAAATAAAATGGGCTGTGCTGGTGAGGTTATAATTTCAGcacaacaaaaaaagtgcaacaTTATCTTGGAAGGATTATCCATGCACGGCAGCAAACTGTGCAAACATATTGTTATATATGCTTATATTTGATTAATAGACCTCTATATAGTCAAGATAGAAGCCTTGTGGATAAATGGTGGCGATTAACAAGCcaaaaatgtagtttaaagtGTGTAACATTATTCTATAACCCGAGGACATCCTCAAAAATGGCAAATCTAAAAATGAGTGTAGAAAAAAAACGATAAACAGCACGGGCTAACTCAGATGCTGCTGTAAGAACTCAATGGCACGTTGTGTTTATCAGTTAATAGTGCACACATTTAGCCATATTTGTAGACATTTGGGCCTGAGATCGAATGAAAAATCTGACTTACCATATACCATACTCCCAGAATAATGGTGCCAGTCCGTACATGGCAGCAAAGGCAGCAGCTCGTCGAGTACCACCGGTCCCACGGCGAAATCATTGTTTATCCTGCTATGAATTCCAAGCTATTTCATGAATGCTGCGCACACTGAATTATTAGAGGCTCCAATGTCCTTAAAAAATAGAATATGTAACTAAATTGAAGTCCTCTGTGCTAGACCCGCCAGCGTATGTTTGGAACGATGTGCGCCTGTTTCTGCCAAGTGGACTTCTGGCGAACAGAGAGCAGTTAATCTGGCTCATCCCGGAGTCACGTGACATGGGGAGGTTTGACCGTTTGACCAAGAGCTGTGGGATGGATGCAAAATGCTTTACACAATCACACAAAACATTCCACTTGAAGTCTTACGTGACGCTTTCTTTAACTCAAATAGTTTATTACTGGGAGCAACTGAATGATTATGGTTACTTTACTGATTTAGATTAAGTAGCCCCAGACTGCTCACAAGGATAGCCTACATACATTAGGATGTATCTGAGCTAAAATGTAGGCTCAGGGTCAGAGGTAGACATCACTCAATTTTTAAAGAGTCACAAGAAAACTAGCTGAGAGCCACTAGTCGTAGCTTCAAATCTAGTATAATTGCAAGAAAGATGTATAGAGATATATCCAAGCAATTATTGTTTTAACAATCTCCCCATATTGCTGCACAGAAAGGAGaccttattttgttttctatagcCTTTTTACTAACTGGTACCCCCATTCTCCtttctgtttattcatttattttcatttatttcctgtgtttgtAAGACTGGTTTTTGATTTGTACCAAGTGATCTCATTTTTGTTCCCCATACGAGAGTGTTGTATGTTAATGTgtcataacaataaataaaaaataaaaaaataaaaaaaactagtCGTAGCTTCTGGTGCAGTTGTTGACTCTCCTTTTCTAAACAGCCGCAAGAAGAACAAGTTTGCACATAAAAGAAAATCACAGTTTTggcaaaatgttgaaaaatgttgaaCCTGCCCTGAAAACATTACCTGACATTTTCTTTGGTCGTTTCCGGTGATTAAACTAAAGCAGATGTTAAAGCCGCGTGTCACTATAGAACTAGCACTTAAAACATTAAGAACTCTGCAAGTGGAAGCAGTCATTTTACCTCAATCCTTCATGAACCAGGCAAAGTGGGCAACTCCCATGGGGCCCCAGCTTCCAGAGTCATATATTGTTCCAAAATAGGAATACTGTACTAAAGCAATGGGTGGGTTTAATAGGGGCCCAGCCGCTCATTTTTGGTTCCTAGGGTTCCTGTGTAGATGTTTGAACACTTTCAATGAAGCAAGTGACATCCTCTTCAAGCATCAAGTTAATATGGATAGATCGATTCTAAAAAATATATGGAGAGACTAAACTGCGTTTTATTGCAGTGTTGCAACAAGTCTTCATTTCATGTCACTTTGTCTCTCCGCCTACGCATCACCCTGGATCAAGCCCGACAGATGGGCCAGTGACCACAGCTCTAAGCCCTGGTGGGTGGACCGCATCATGTCACATTAGGGGATTTTCCTCTCCTGCCATGACTTAATACTGACCAAACTTCCACCTCTTTAAAGGCTGGAATGTAATTTGAAGAGGAAATCTCAAGCTGAATGTCCATTTCTTTTCCAACCATAAAGATTTAACAGTCACAGAGAGTGTTTGAAATATTAAACACAAGTATTCATATACGCGCAGAGAAAGCTCCGACATAATGACCGGGAAATACAAAGCCTTATAATCTTTTTTCTTAGACCTGCTGGAGAACAATGCAATCCCAAAGCCGGCGTCAGGGTGAATTCTGTTAGTTTGGTCATATAATGTTGCCACACTCCGTCTGACTTGTTTCAGGATAGCACAATGTAAAGCCTGTGGGTTTCAGACACGGGGACTTGGGAtggatctttttttaaaacagcattaGCGAGTGATTTCCATAGCAGGGCTTAGAGCAACAGCAGCACCATCCATTAGAGAGTGACCTTCACTATTAATATATCTGCCTTTCACACAAGCACACGTACACAAAAACAATCCTGTGGTGGGGAAGAATGGAaaaaaacgtgattcccctctGAAGGGAAGGTCAGTGGAAAGCGAGCCAGAATTTGAGAGGGATTAAAAGATGGTAAATCCTAAATGAACTGACAGATAAAGGACACAGAGACTGATGATGCGAAGGTCGTTAGGCTATGTACGCGTGCCATGCGATTTCCTCTCCACATTGACTGGGCTGCTGCGCTTTGGCCTCAGGAGAGTCACCATAGGCTCGGCTGACACAGATCTGCACCATGGCAAATAGTGAATCTGCATTGTATTAATCACAGATTGGGGATTAGTTtgacagaaaacatgaaaacaagaTGCCAGTGGACAGGGAGAAAGCTCGAGTATTGCTGTGTGATGTTCTGCTGACAAAATATGCCTGTAATTCATACTTTAAGGTTATTTTGGCATGAAAACACAAGTAACAAGTGACAAAATCTCCAGTGTTTCTTCAGGATAACAAGTGATTCAATGAAACATAACTTGTTTCATAACCCAAGGGGCTCTGGTGGTTAAGTATAATGTGTAGAAAACGCAGTACATTTTTGAACAGTTTAGAGAAGGTGTAGTTTTGGATTCTCATAAGTTCCTGGTGAACCTGCTTAATATGTCATCattcaaatttgaaaaaaaacaacccactaGTAATAACAGCTGTAATCTCAATATATTAATTGAGACAATCGCGAATTGTTTTTTTCGCAAACCAAAGCAAAATTGATTAGTTAccaaaaacctttatttattattttattagtcaGATATATAATAAAGATAATTAAGTAATTATGCAACTTTATGTATTTAATGACATACATGGCTATTATCTGTTTAGTTACTTATTAATTAACTTCGTCATTTAGTCAGTcgcaagtatgtgaaccctttggaattacctggatttctgcatacattggtcataaaatgtgatgtgatcTTTATCTAAGTCACAAAAATACACTGTGTAAACATTCAGAGTGCAGAggggaaaaagtatgtgaacccttggatttaataacCGGTTGAACCTCCTTTCGCATcaataacctcaaccaaacatttcctgcagttgcagatcagacctgaacaaAGGTCAGGAGGAATATTGGACCATTCCCCTTTACgaaactgtttcagttcagcagtATTCTTGGGATGTCTGGTATGAATCGTTCTCTTgaggtcatgccacagcatctcaatcgggttgaggtcaggactctgactgggccactccagacggtgtattttcttctgctgaagccattctTTTGTTGATTTGCTTCTGTGCTTTGGGTtgttgtcctgttgcatcaccCATCTTCTGCTGAGCTTCATTTGGCAGACAGATGGCCTtacattctcctgcaaaatttcTCGATAAACTTTCTCCATTTAAAGGCAATTTTTCTTACCGTGGACTGATGAACATCAAGGCTTTTAAAGATACTTTTGTaaccctttccagcttcatgcaaGTCAACAATTCTTACTCTTAGGTCTTCTGAGAGCTCTTTTGTTTGAGGCATGGTTCACGTCAGACAATGCTTCATGAGAAAAGCTAAATTAAAATtggtgtggttttttttttgtttttgttttttttacagggcAGGGCTGCTCCAATCTTGTCTGAAAACATAATTGTTTGTGTAGTATTAGTTTAAGCATACTGTGTTAGTCTATTGTTGTAACTTATAAatatcagatcacattttatgaccaatttatgcagaaatccaggtacttccaaagggttcacatactttttcctgtgactctaaattgtctctGACTTCGCCAGCCAGTCAGAGGGGAGCATGTCTGTACAGAATAAGTACTGTAGCTTCAAAGCATCTGTGAACACAAACCTAATAATGTCAATGCcatctttaaaaatataaacattttatcatTAAGCCCCACTATAATATTTGTCTTTTAGTTATTTTCATTCTTGTGGGGGACATGCACAAGATCTACAGACACTGGAAAAGCGGATGAGCCTGAAAAGAAACCTCCACATATGTCATAATATCACTCTGAAAACAGTCAcaacacttttactgttttgtaTGGGTAGAATGGCTCCACAGTTGTcttcagaaacaaacaaaaaacccaatGTGATATCAAgcaattttcatttatttttaaatttttaccaAACAAACATAGAAATATCATTTGTATCTCCTCATTAAACAAAATCATTCACAAAGATTTGCGTTTCCACTTTAATCAtcagtaaaaattaaacaaagaaaaaggggCGACTGAAGCCACAGCGACCGATCATTTAGTTTTATCAGGTCTACCAACAACTATGTACCAACATCAGCTGATCAACACCTTGGTGTTCTAAAGGCCCTTTGTCTATCAACAAACAGACCGTCCACTAAATTGGATGCCCACAAAACAGCTgcaacatttcattaaaaaaagctaTTCAAAAGCCAGGACCAAGTACTAACAGTTAAAACAAGAGatggttcattttatttcatgtacACAAGTACTATTATCAAAGTCATGCAAGATGAAATTAATTTCTGACATCAAAACTTACAATTGGATGGGAATTATAAAAAAATGCACTTTCTATGCAACTACAGGTTAAGGCAATGGAATTTAATTCCTTTTATATATGTgtaattgtgtgtatgtgtgtcttgtTAAAAACAAGTTTGATTGGATTTGCGTGGATTTAAAGCTGCTCCATATCATATTTCTATGTCTGTCTTCATAAATCCTGGAAGGTGCAAACCACACACATTTCATATTCTGCAAAAAGGTAGTAAAAAACGATTCATCAACATCAAAAGGAACTTAATACAGCCTTTTGCACAGTGCAATCACAGAGCTGGAAAAAGCCCTTACAATCTGTACATATGGCATGGCTTTTTCTAGCACAGAAACTGgaagaaaaagtttttttttttaaaaatcatatagAGTGCAGGAGCGACAATGAAGTCTGTAGAAAAATCTACACACAGTCTAGTCAAATAAAGATAGACACACTCAGAATGATAAGTAGAGGGAGAACACTTGACAGCACTAATGCCTCTACTCCTTTCCTTCACATTACAGTGCCTCCTGGTGGTTTGTATCTCTACTGTCACCAAGAGTCCCCAGTGGGAATCCAGAATCGGTTTACACCGTTCACATTTCAAATTTAGCATcatctttgaaaaaaaattatctgaTCTCATCCATAAATGATGAATAGGTGACTTTTCAGCTACTCCAAATATATATAGGCAAACCTATCTTACCACAACACTGACATGTAATTTGTGCGTTGAAAGAGTTATAGGTTGTTGTAATAATTTCTCCTGTCCTACTGACTGTGCAGTGATACCTTCACAGAGTGACTACAC includes these proteins:
- the laptm4b gene encoding lysosomal-associated transmembrane protein 4B, whose product is MISPWDRWYSTSCCLCCHVRTGTIILGVWYMLINAVVLLILLSALNDPVQYRYHLTSTELGTDIDVMDDANICIATAISLLMILICGMATYGAYKQHAAWIIPFFCYQIFDFALNTLVAISVVVYPNTVQDYLQQLPGTFPYKEDIMSTNNMCLVFAVLIFIGCILSFKAYLIGCVWNCYRYVSGRGTTEVLVYVTTNDTTVLLPPYEEAISIPPKEPPPQYMEA